From Caldicellulosiruptor hydrothermalis 108, a single genomic window includes:
- a CDS encoding DUF2828 family protein, which yields MSDEFLNELEKSTNISRTENNALTFQSTLNANLDWFSMSGGLRFQPEDRIISLFMKAFYEDKQLAMKNLFFTRDIKKGLGERRVFRVVLKHLAKTHPDIVRKNIVFIPFFGRWDDLYELIDTPVENSMWFFIKQQLSEDLKSENPSLLAKWLKSENTSSKESVKLAKKTRKALSMTPKEYRKTLAELRKRIDVLERRLSEKDYTFDYEKVPSQAMLKYRKAFLRNDKDRYTQYIEKVIQEKKKINTNTLSAVQIVRQILIDRGKMSLEEKKHLDLLWQNIPKIDTSENALVVADTSGSMFYACGQYALGIAASIGLALYYAENNKGIFHNRFITFSAKPKLQKIQGKTIYEKVKFLENADWECNTDIEAVFTLILNIAINKNLAQEDLPKKLYIVSDMEFDEATRVSPDAPLFDAIRERYKNHGYELPTLVFWNVSSRHNNIPVTKETPNVLLVSGMSQKIFENLIKNQLPDPVEFMLEVLNNERYSVIQI from the coding sequence ATGAGTGATGAGTTTCTCAACGAGTTAGAAAAATCAACAAACATTTCTCGCACAGAAAATAATGCACTGACATTTCAATCTACACTCAATGCAAATCTTGATTGGTTTTCAATGAGTGGTGGTTTGAGATTTCAACCAGAGGATAGAATTATATCTTTATTTATGAAAGCATTTTATGAAGATAAGCAGCTTGCTATGAAAAATTTATTCTTCACAAGGGATATTAAAAAAGGACTTGGTGAACGTAGAGTTTTTAGAGTTGTTCTCAAACACCTTGCTAAAACCCATCCGGATATTGTCAGAAAAAACATTGTCTTTATTCCTTTTTTTGGACGGTGGGATGACTTATATGAACTGATTGACACACCAGTTGAAAACTCCATGTGGTTTTTTATTAAACAGCAATTGTCTGAAGACTTAAAATCAGAAAACCCATCACTTTTGGCAAAATGGCTCAAAAGTGAAAATACTTCTTCAAAAGAGTCAGTAAAACTTGCAAAGAAGACTCGTAAAGCCCTTTCGATGACACCAAAAGAATATAGAAAAACATTAGCTGAACTTAGAAAAAGAATTGATGTTTTGGAAAGAAGACTATCAGAGAAAGACTATACATTCGATTACGAAAAAGTCCCTTCACAAGCAATGCTAAAATACAGAAAAGCATTTTTGCGAAATGACAAAGACAGATACACTCAGTACATTGAAAAAGTCATTCAGGAAAAGAAAAAGATTAATACAAATACACTCTCTGCTGTGCAGATTGTAAGACAAATACTTATAGATAGAGGTAAAATGTCACTTGAAGAAAAGAAACATCTGGATCTTCTGTGGCAAAACATTCCAAAGATTGACACATCAGAGAATGCTCTTGTTGTAGCAGATACATCAGGTTCTATGTTTTATGCATGTGGTCAGTATGCTCTTGGAATTGCTGCTTCTATTGGTTTAGCATTGTATTATGCAGAAAATAATAAAGGAATTTTTCATAATAGGTTTATTACTTTTTCTGCGAAACCTAAGTTACAAAAAATCCAAGGAAAAACTATTTATGAGAAAGTTAAATTTTTAGAGAATGCAGACTGGGAATGCAACACAGATATTGAAGCAGTCTTCACACTCATATTAAATATTGCAATAAATAAAAATTTAGCACAAGAGGACTTGCCCAAAAAATTATATATTGTCTCAGACATGGAGTTTGACGAAGCCACAAGAGTTTCACCTGACGCACCACTTTTTGATGCGATAAGAGAAAGGTATAAAAATCATGGATATGAGTTGCCTACTTTGGTGTTCTGGAATGTCTCATCAAGGCATAACAACATTCCTGTAACTAAAGAAACACCAAATGTACTTTTAGTATCTGGAATGTCTCAAAAAATATTTGAAAACCTTATTAAAAATCAACTTCCAGATCCTGTAGAATTTATGCTTGAAGTATTGAACAATGAAAGATACTCTGTTATTCAAATATAA
- a CDS encoding ArdC family protein, with translation MSDKSDKIFFGSKVSQIVTDRIIKKLEQGVIPWRQSWTSSGLPVNWETKRPYSGVNLLLLDPGAEYLTFNQIKKLGARLKKGAKALPVVFWKVDTIEIEKPGDKTQNEQEEIEVVEETEKTIKTVYLLRYYLVYDVRDVEGLPKRKGQQEKIQPDYTHRTQKALTIVKEWSKICTIKHGSNYTPSYCPLTDTIYMPTFDKFVGAHKIEEYFSTIFHEITHSTGHRNRLNRIKHSKYGDWHYSLEELTAEIGSAMLLNICGLDVPEVLDNNAAYISYWLEQLRNDKTLVVRAAGRAEKAIEYILEKVDEKQDKQLQQASA, from the coding sequence ATGAGTGATAAGAGTGATAAGATTTTCTTTGGAAGTAAGGTTTCTCAAATCGTCACAGACAGAATAATAAAGAAACTCGAACAGGGTGTTATCCCCTGGCGTCAAAGCTGGACATCCTCCGGTTTGCCAGTAAATTGGGAGACAAAAAGACCATACAGCGGTGTCAACTTGTTATTGTTGGATCCGGGAGCTGAATATTTGACATTCAACCAGATTAAGAAACTGGGAGCCCGACTCAAAAAAGGTGCCAAAGCTCTGCCAGTGGTTTTCTGGAAAGTTGATACTATTGAAATAGAAAAGCCAGGGGATAAAACACAGAATGAACAAGAAGAAATTGAAGTTGTAGAAGAAACTGAGAAAACCATCAAAACAGTCTACCTGCTTCGTTACTATCTTGTGTATGACGTCAGAGATGTAGAAGGTTTGCCAAAACGTAAAGGACAACAAGAAAAAATACAACCCGATTACACTCACAGGACACAAAAGGCTCTAACCATCGTGAAGGAATGGAGTAAGATATGTACCATAAAACACGGCAGCAACTATACACCAAGTTATTGCCCGTTAACAGACACAATCTATATGCCAACCTTCGATAAATTTGTAGGGGCACACAAAATAGAGGAATACTTCAGCACTATCTTTCACGAAATAACACATTCTACAGGACATAGAAATAGACTTAACAGAATTAAACACTCAAAGTACGGAGACTGGCACTACTCATTGGAAGAATTAACCGCTGAAATCGGCAGCGCAATGCTCCTAAATATCTGTGGACTGGATGTCCCAGAAGTCCTTGACAACAATGCAGCATATATCAGCTACTGGCTTGAACAATTAAGAAATGACAAGACATTAGTAGTTAGAGCAGCAGGTAGGGCAGAAAAAGCAATTGAGTACATCTTGGAAAAAGTTGATGAAAAACAGGACAAACAGCTGCAGCAGGCAAGTGCTTAA
- a CDS encoding LacI family DNA-binding transcriptional regulator, with protein MKYTIKDIAKITGYSVATISRALSGKEGVSEEKRKEILKIIDQLGYIPNQSARRLRSKETKNILVMIPDIENYFFNKLIKGIETEAREKGYNIILGDFSDSQEIEEEYYRMMKGQIADGILIVGSLSEPQKVVEISRQFPMVVISDYFSDELVTVCVDNFKASYDATMFLYKCGYRRIAKITGKIGAMLSQDRLKGYKMALENLGLVSDEKYIKYGDFKYESGYKLAKELLKMTPAPDAIFCSNDEMAVGACDAAKELGFSIPDELGVMGFDDIELSSMVTPKITTVHQPRYEMGKLAAQLLINILAGEEVSKGKYILDTSIIQRDSTKMQISQNK; from the coding sequence ATGAAGTACACAATAAAAGACATAGCAAAGATAACTGGCTATTCTGTTGCAACAATTTCAAGGGCGCTGAGCGGTAAAGAAGGAGTAAGCGAGGAAAAAAGAAAAGAAATCTTAAAAATTATAGACCAACTTGGATATATTCCAAACCAGAGCGCGAGAAGGCTCAGAAGTAAAGAGACCAAAAATATTCTGGTGATGATACCTGATATAGAGAACTACTTTTTCAACAAGCTAATAAAAGGTATTGAGACAGAGGCGCGCGAAAAAGGTTACAATATCATCCTTGGTGATTTTTCAGATTCTCAAGAAATTGAAGAAGAATATTACAGGATGATGAAAGGACAGATAGCAGACGGGATTTTGATTGTTGGAAGTTTGAGCGAGCCTCAAAAGGTTGTTGAAATATCAAGACAGTTTCCGATGGTTGTGATTTCTGACTATTTTTCTGATGAACTTGTTACTGTGTGCGTTGACAATTTCAAGGCTTCATATGATGCCACAATGTTTTTGTACAAATGTGGATATCGAAGGATTGCAAAAATAACCGGAAAAATTGGAGCGATGTTGTCTCAAGACAGATTAAAAGGATATAAAATGGCACTTGAGAATTTAGGATTAGTTAGCGATGAAAAATATATAAAGTATGGTGACTTCAAGTACGAAAGTGGCTACAAGCTTGCAAAAGAACTTTTAAAAATGACACCTGCTCCAGATGCTATCTTTTGTTCAAATGATGAGATGGCAGTTGGTGCGTGTGATGCGGCAAAAGAACTTGGCTTTTCAATTCCCGATGAGCTTGGAGTTATGGGATTTGATGATATTGAGCTTTCATCAATGGTGACGCCTAAAATTACCACAGTTCATCAGCCCCGATATGAAATGGGGAAGCTGGCTGCACAACTTTTGATAAACATTTTAGCAGGAGAAGAAGTTTCAAAAGGCAAATACATCCTTGACACTTCAATAATTCAAAGAGATTCGACCAAAATGCAAATATCACAAAATAAATAG
- the murC gene encoding UDP-N-acetylmuramate--L-alanine ligase, translated as MNKYFFIGIGGISMSAIALILKNQGFCVEGSDIQESATTKMLRENGINVYIGHDESHIHGDETVIYTAAISKDNPELLAAKRMNLKIYERAEFLGLLMRNFKNVIAIAGTHGKTTTTSMIGYILKKANYNPTILVGAFVKQLGGNFVIGSKDYLVVEACEYVDSFLKFNPTIGVILNIDNDHLDYFKDIDSIKNSFKKFAQKIPTSGFLVANCDDKNVKDIISKFHTQVVCISTKEKADIFADNISCNDGYYEFDVKNNNNEILAHIKLNIPGFHNVYNALAAFAVASKLRVESLTIEQALSEFCGASRRLEKVGEFNGIYLYDDYAHHPTEIKATLATLKKISEGKVLAIFQPHTFSRLKTLLNEFAESLKLADKVIVTDVYAAREKNIFGITSEKLYLKLKEIGIDCEYISNFDDIACYVVKEAKKGDIIATIGAGDVNKCIDIILKKAPVKS; from the coding sequence ATGAACAAATATTTTTTTATAGGTATTGGTGGAATATCAATGAGTGCAATTGCTTTAATACTCAAAAACCAAGGTTTTTGTGTTGAAGGTTCTGACATTCAAGAAAGCGCTACTACAAAAATGCTAAGAGAAAATGGAATAAATGTATATATTGGTCATGATGAAAGTCATATACACGGCGATGAAACTGTGATATATACCGCGGCAATTTCAAAAGACAATCCCGAACTTTTAGCAGCAAAGAGGATGAATCTGAAAATCTATGAACGGGCAGAATTTTTAGGGCTTTTGATGAGAAATTTTAAAAATGTCATTGCAATCGCAGGTACACACGGAAAAACAACCACAACTTCTATGATTGGTTACATCCTAAAAAAAGCAAATTATAATCCTACAATTTTGGTAGGTGCATTTGTAAAACAACTCGGTGGAAATTTTGTGATTGGTTCAAAAGATTATCTTGTTGTTGAAGCATGTGAATATGTAGATAGTTTTTTAAAGTTCAACCCTACAATTGGAGTTATTTTAAACATTGACAATGACCATTTGGACTATTTCAAAGACATAGATTCAATAAAAAACTCTTTTAAAAAGTTCGCACAGAAAATTCCAACTTCAGGGTTTTTAGTAGCAAACTGTGACGATAAAAATGTTAAAGATATTATAAGTAAGTTTCACACACAGGTAGTTTGTATATCTACAAAAGAAAAAGCTGACATTTTTGCCGACAATATCAGTTGCAATGACGGATATTATGAATTTGACGTTAAAAACAATAACAATGAGATTTTAGCTCATATAAAACTCAATATTCCTGGTTTTCATAACGTCTATAATGCGCTCGCTGCATTTGCAGTTGCATCAAAGTTGAGGGTAGAAAGTCTCACAATTGAACAAGCTCTCTCTGAATTTTGCGGTGCTTCCCGCCGGCTTGAAAAGGTAGGAGAGTTTAATGGAATATACCTCTATGATGACTATGCTCACCATCCCACCGAAATCAAGGCAACACTTGCTACCCTGAAAAAGATCTCTGAAGGAAAGGTTCTTGCCATATTCCAACCGCATACATTTTCAAGGCTTAAAACTCTTTTGAACGAATTTGCTGAGAGCCTGAAATTAGCTGACAAGGTTATTGTCACAGATGTATATGCCGCACGTGAAAAAAATATTTTTGGAATTACATCTGAAAAGCTTTATTTGAAACTAAAAGAAATTGGAATTGACTGTGAGTATATAAGTAATTTTGATGATATTGCCTGTTATGTAGTAAAAGAGGCTAAAAAAGGAGACATTATTGCAACTATTGGCGCAGGTGACGTAAACAAATGCATAGATATCATTCTCAAAAAAGCTCCTGTAAAATCATAA
- a CDS encoding Veg family protein: MVDKLHLQQLKKDIEALKGEKVLIRANKGRKKMIEVEGILENTYSNIFVVKFPVDRECKQYRCVTYTYSDLITNTVEIILCRTNTKVGVM, encoded by the coding sequence GTGGTTGATAAACTTCACCTTCAACAGCTGAAAAAAGACATTGAAGCCCTAAAAGGCGAAAAGGTTTTAATTCGCGCAAATAAAGGACGCAAAAAGATGATTGAGGTTGAAGGTATTTTAGAGAACACTTATTCGAACATCTTTGTTGTCAAGTTTCCAGTTGACAGAGAATGTAAACAGTACAGGTGTGTGACATACACCTATTCAGATCTTATTACAAATACAGTAGAAATTATACTTTGTAGGACAAATACAAAGGTAGGCGTTATGTAA
- a CDS encoding PD-(D/E)XK nuclease family protein, which yields MVETWVGSYSKLALFEKCPRAYYYKYVQGLEYSTPALELGKKVHEGIAKFITTGVCSVEIAEFITPRVRQKQGIGTECVEKSIRFQVDDVTVEAVIDLITPDEIIDWKTNWVKNADPRQLILYHYGAKRVGLAGVGNKVYFHYLRYNEDEEVDISTNATAITLDWVKATYAAISETQFEYDLTEDIGIFNKTDNPKNCLTCPYRTVCKNVNTTEDAIKLAREIEELEALLELKKEMLRDYIEEYGEIQTEANLWKLTVVNNWDFDTRKVYDYIQSLGKDPLQFLNCTLTNLKKLKIPEQELERLGTKKITYRLAKSKIKEAR from the coding sequence ATGGTTGAAACGTGGGTGGGAAGTTATTCAAAGTTGGCATTATTCGAAAAGTGCCCGAGAGCATATTACTACAAATATGTTCAGGGGCTTGAATACTCTACACCTGCTCTGGAACTTGGTAAAAAAGTCCACGAGGGAATAGCAAAGTTTATAACTACTGGGGTGTGCAGTGTTGAGATTGCAGAATTCATTACACCGCGTGTCAGACAAAAACAAGGTATCGGTACTGAGTGTGTAGAAAAATCTATCAGGTTCCAGGTTGATGATGTCACAGTAGAAGCAGTAATAGACTTGATTACACCAGATGAGATAATTGACTGGAAAACAAACTGGGTGAAAAATGCTGATCCACGACAATTAATTTTATACCACTATGGTGCTAAAAGAGTAGGACTTGCAGGAGTGGGCAATAAAGTTTACTTTCATTATCTACGATACAACGAAGATGAAGAAGTTGATATCAGCACAAATGCAACTGCAATCACGCTGGATTGGGTTAAGGCAACATATGCAGCAATTTCTGAAACACAGTTTGAATACGATCTGACTGAAGATATTGGTATTTTCAACAAAACTGATAATCCTAAAAACTGTCTAACATGTCCTTATAGAACAGTATGCAAAAATGTTAATACTACTGAAGATGCTATCAAACTTGCAAGAGAAATTGAAGAGTTAGAAGCACTGCTTGAACTTAAAAAAGAAATGTTAAGAGATTATATTGAGGAATATGGAGAAATACAAACGGAAGCAAATTTGTGGAAACTCACAGTAGTAAATAACTGGGACTTTGATACGAGAAAAGTTTATGACTATATCCAAAGCCTTGGCAAAGACCCGCTTCAATTTTTGAACTGTACATTGACAAACCTTAAAAAACTTAAAATACCAGAGCAGGAACTGGAAAGACTGGGCACCAAGAAAATTACTTACAGACTTGCAAAGTCAAAAATCAAAGAGGCAAGATAG
- a CDS encoding DUF5697 family protein — translation MQFYNAEKMIEDFIYAWGCCTVEHIRELVHPAPENKIRRLIKGLLIEEQDGVLRPIFSQLSYLETQRTLKFLDFLVKYLQDKVTDYKPAQYPYVAIVRTTKGKNAFVCYVMAGEETIIRDVINTAPPENIIFILEKPETKEILQSVNCKLKTFLNAQSGEKV, via the coding sequence ATGCAATTCTATAATGCTGAAAAAATGATAGAAGACTTTATTTACGCATGGGGTTGCTGCACTGTAGAACACATCCGAGAACTTGTCCACCCTGCACCAGAAAATAAGATCCGGAGACTTATAAAAGGGCTACTGATTGAAGAACAGGATGGAGTGTTAAGACCTATTTTTTCGCAACTGTCGTATCTTGAAACACAAAGAACATTAAAATTTCTTGACTTTCTGGTCAAATACCTGCAGGACAAGGTAACAGACTACAAACCAGCCCAGTATCCATATGTAGCAATTGTAAGAACAACAAAGGGCAAAAATGCTTTTGTATGCTATGTAATGGCAGGAGAAGAAACTATAATTAGAGACGTTATCAATACTGCACCACCTGAAAATATTATCTTCATTCTCGAAAAACCAGAAACAAAAGAAATATTGCAGAGCGTAAATTGTAAACTCAAAACATTTTTGAATGCACAAAGCGGTGAGAAGGTGTAA
- a CDS encoding DUF3854 domain-containing protein, which yields MRELVDITMQDVLDRVRITVLKQRGNELNCLCPYCDEPHRREGHLYINIAKDTFICHKCGRQGNALQLYALLTNQDTKEAYKELAQEIASGSQRLHHIQYKLQTREAQPKYIAPPEVRDKVYREFLKLLTLNEKHKADLLRRGLSETAIRVKGYKTLFVEKEKRLEICRTLQTKGYSLEGIPGFFKHKTTGEWDFIPYQGYAIPVKNLNGQIIGLQVRMDEPCLSKYRWFSSSSSKDVGTPAEANLHVTGSCSDDVVYITEGVLKADVAAYLSGKMFIGLPGVSSCHKQLIQTLQQLQPKLVILAFDMDYREKKEVAYNLEKIKSMLAENGFKFKQIEWDARFKGIDDYLLHLKQTQKRSA from the coding sequence ATGAGAGAGTTAGTTGATATCACGATGCAAGATGTTTTGGATAGAGTAAGAATAACAGTGCTAAAACAAAGGGGTAATGAATTGAACTGCTTGTGTCCTTACTGCGATGAACCACACAGACGGGAAGGACATCTTTACATCAACATTGCTAAGGATACATTCATTTGCCATAAATGTGGCAGACAGGGAAACGCACTGCAACTGTACGCACTTTTGACAAACCAGGACACAAAGGAAGCGTACAAAGAACTTGCACAGGAGATAGCATCCGGTTCACAAAGGTTGCACCATATACAGTACAAACTCCAAACCAGAGAAGCACAGCCAAAATACATCGCACCGCCAGAAGTTAGAGATAAGGTCTATAGAGAATTTCTAAAACTACTTACTTTAAACGAAAAACACAAAGCAGACTTGCTCAGACGTGGACTGTCAGAAACAGCTATCAGAGTAAAAGGTTACAAAACACTCTTTGTAGAAAAAGAGAAAAGGCTTGAGATTTGTAGAACTCTGCAGACAAAAGGTTACAGTTTGGAAGGTATCCCTGGATTTTTCAAACACAAAACTACTGGGGAATGGGATTTTATCCCCTACCAAGGTTATGCAATACCAGTCAAAAATCTAAATGGACAGATAATCGGGTTGCAGGTCAGAATGGACGAACCATGCTTGTCTAAATATCGATGGTTTTCATCGTCCAGTAGCAAGGACGTTGGAACACCAGCAGAAGCAAACTTGCATGTTACAGGTAGTTGTTCTGATGATGTTGTTTATATTACAGAAGGGGTGTTGAAGGCAGATGTGGCAGCATATTTATCGGGAAAAATGTTCATTGGACTACCTGGCGTTAGTTCCTGCCACAAACAACTAATACAAACATTGCAACAATTACAGCCCAAGCTTGTCATTCTTGCATTCGACATGGACTACAGAGAAAAGAAAGAAGTAGCATACAATCTTGAAAAAATTAAAAGCATGCTTGCAGAAAATGGCTTTAAATTTAAACAGATAGAATGGGATGCAAGATTTAAAGGGATTGATGACTACTTATTGCATTTGAAACAAACACAAAAGAGGAGCGCTTAA
- a CDS encoding DUF3794 and LysM peptidoglycan-binding domain-containing protein: protein MEKRFEKVEYMNVYGTDSQKVIVEGEILLPEIKPDAVKVLQTDSEILITNVEVLNDKVIVQGEIEFRVIYLSSDPQRKVASVSSSAEFSKTFDMLGVRPTMAYEVKDDLIYTFCSLLSPRKLSAKAIAEITVLIKAPATVEYLADIEEDSIKYLKEKISISNPRTMTEEISKREILEIPQGKPSIREILRCFARLSDKNIKFDRKKITFDLKVDLKTLYSPDVGQNPIEMVEHEVLIQHYSELPDSPDDVEPVVKFYIKSFKVLPKTDEIGELRRIEYDITIEAEITFHDVKTIEPIVDAYSTAYEIKDSKKLLSVEQFVGKGRHVHLLKDTVTLPTEPEQVFSVSGRIEIDLIKPEKNKVNIKGVAVIFLIYLSKDLQDIIKNTTTQIPFDVKLDMEGAEETDRAFANIEIENISFSIISTSEVELRIHLAVEVWVKRALSREILSDVEFVEEMKKEDERLASVYIYTVQKGDTLWKVAKKYRTTVEKIIDFNQIEKEEIVPGQKLLIVK from the coding sequence TTGGAAAAGAGGTTTGAAAAAGTTGAATACATGAACGTCTACGGTACAGATTCGCAGAAGGTGATTGTTGAAGGAGAGATTTTGCTTCCTGAGATAAAACCAGACGCTGTGAAAGTGCTTCAGACTGATAGCGAAATTCTGATTACAAATGTTGAAGTTTTAAACGACAAAGTAATTGTTCAAGGTGAAATAGAATTCAGAGTAATTTATCTCTCATCTGACCCGCAGAGGAAAGTTGCCTCTGTTTCAAGTTCAGCAGAGTTTTCAAAGACATTTGACATGTTGGGAGTAAGACCTACAATGGCGTATGAGGTCAAAGATGATCTCATTTATACCTTTTGCTCTCTTTTGAGTCCGCGCAAACTTTCTGCCAAGGCAATTGCAGAGATTACCGTTTTGATAAAAGCCCCAGCTACTGTTGAGTATCTTGCCGACATTGAAGAAGATTCAATAAAGTATTTAAAAGAAAAAATCTCAATTTCAAATCCTCGTACTATGACAGAGGAGATTTCAAAAAGAGAGATTTTAGAGATTCCCCAGGGTAAACCTTCAATCAGAGAAATATTGCGATGTTTTGCAAGGCTTTCAGACAAGAATATCAAGTTTGACAGGAAAAAGATCACCTTTGACTTAAAAGTGGACTTAAAAACCCTCTATTCACCAGATGTTGGTCAAAATCCTATTGAGATGGTTGAACATGAGGTATTAATTCAGCACTACTCTGAACTTCCAGATAGTCCCGATGATGTAGAACCAGTTGTTAAATTTTATATCAAAAGCTTCAAGGTTTTGCCTAAGACTGATGAAATAGGCGAACTTCGCAGGATAGAGTATGATATAACCATTGAAGCTGAGATAACATTTCATGATGTAAAAACCATTGAACCCATTGTTGATGCATATTCAACAGCGTATGAGATAAAAGATTCAAAGAAACTGCTCAGCGTAGAACAGTTTGTTGGAAAAGGTCGGCATGTGCATCTTTTGAAAGATACAGTTACACTACCTACCGAACCTGAACAGGTCTTTTCTGTATCTGGTAGGATAGAAATCGATCTTATAAAACCAGAAAAGAATAAAGTTAATATAAAAGGTGTTGCTGTTATCTTTTTGATTTATCTTTCTAAAGACCTGCAGGATATCATAAAAAATACAACCACGCAAATTCCTTTTGATGTGAAATTAGATATGGAAGGTGCAGAGGAAACCGACAGAGCGTTTGCAAATATCGAAATAGAAAACATATCATTTTCCATTATTTCTACATCTGAAGTTGAGCTGCGTATTCATCTTGCAGTTGAAGTGTGGGTAAAAAGAGCGCTCTCAAGAGAGATTTTGTCTGACGTTGAGTTTGTAGAAGAGATGAAAAAAGAAGATGAGAGGCTTGCAAGTGTGTACATTTATACTGTCCAGAAAGGTGATACTCTGTGGAAAGTTGCAAAAAAATACAGAACAACAGTAGAAAAAATTATTGATTTTAATCAAATAGAAAAAGAAGAAATTGTGCCTGGTCAAAAACTTTTAATAGTAAAATAG
- a CDS encoding ABC transporter substrate-binding protein codes for MKRFIAVVILIAMSVGLFLAFGPADSNAASKKQVTITYVRGKDETHATEKIIKEFMKKNPDIKVIYKENPSDTGQNHDQLVTVLSAGGSDIDVFDMDVIWPAEFAQAGYTLPLDRFIKRDKINLNDYIKGTIDAARFKGQMWAFPRFIDAGLLYYRKDIVPQNELPKTWDDLIKVAKKYKGKKGTKYGFLMQAKQYEGLVCDAIEYIASYGGRVVDESGNIVVNNKGTIDGLTMMRKVITSGIVPPNVNTFTEIETHTAFINGLAVFARNWPYMWAMVNGPQSKVKGKVGVLPLPAGSKGSAAALGGWMVGINKYTKNPEASWRLLKFLVQKEGQKLMAIYNGNVPVYKPLFNDKDVIKANPLIGDKKFVEAILAAVPRPVSPIYPKISDVMQIELSNIVNGKKDVKTAVLDLDKKLKELVKTQK; via the coding sequence ATGAAAAGATTTATTGCTGTGGTCATTTTAATTGCGATGAGTGTTGGCTTATTTTTAGCTTTTGGCCCTGCTGATTCTAATGCCGCTTCTAAAAAGCAGGTCACAATCACCTATGTGCGTGGCAAGGACGAAACTCACGCTACAGAAAAGATTATCAAAGAGTTCATGAAGAAAAACCCTGACATCAAGGTAATCTACAAAGAAAACCCATCTGACACAGGTCAAAATCATGACCAGCTTGTGACAGTACTGAGCGCTGGTGGTTCTGACATTGACGTGTTTGACATGGACGTTATCTGGCCAGCCGAGTTTGCTCAGGCAGGCTACACACTTCCTCTTGACAGGTTTATAAAGAGAGACAAAATTAATTTAAACGATTATATCAAAGGAACAATTGATGCTGCAAGGTTCAAAGGTCAGATGTGGGCATTTCCAAGATTTATTGATGCAGGACTTCTTTATTACAGAAAAGACATTGTTCCTCAAAATGAGCTTCCAAAGACATGGGATGATTTGATTAAAGTTGCTAAAAAGTACAAGGGTAAAAAGGGTACAAAATATGGATTTTTGATGCAAGCAAAACAATATGAGGGTCTTGTTTGTGATGCGATAGAGTATATTGCTTCATATGGCGGCAGAGTTGTTGATGAGAGTGGAAATATAGTGGTGAATAACAAAGGAACAATTGATGGACTTACCATGATGAGAAAGGTTATAACATCCGGGATTGTTCCACCAAACGTGAATACATTTACAGAAATTGAAACACATACTGCTTTCATAAACGGTCTTGCAGTGTTTGCAAGAAACTGGCCTTACATGTGGGCAATGGTCAATGGTCCACAGTCAAAGGTAAAAGGAAAAGTTGGAGTTCTTCCACTTCCAGCAGGTTCAAAAGGTTCAGCTGCAGCTCTTGGAGGCTGGATGGTTGGTATTAACAAATACACAAAAAATCCTGAAGCTTCCTGGAGACTTTTGAAGTTCCTTGTACAAAAAGAAGGACAGAAACTTATGGCTATTTACAACGGAAATGTTCCTGTTTACAAACCACTTTTCAATGATAAAGATGTTATAAAAGCTAATCCGCTAATAGGCGATAAGAAGTTTGTTGAAGCTATTTTAGCTGCTGTTCCAAGACCTGTATCACCAATTTATCCAAAGATTTCAGATGTTATGCAGATTGAGCTTTCAAATATTGTAAATGGCAAGAAAGATGTAAAGACAGCTGTCCTTGATTTAGACAAGAAGTTAAAAGAGCTTGTAAAGACTCAAAAATAA